GCTCGCACGCACCTATCGCTGGGGCGGCCATTCGGCCTGGCCGCTGCCCTTATCGGTCGCCCAGCATTCGCTGATGGTGATGGCGATGCACCGCCGCGCGGCCGGCCGTCGCGAGGCGGACGCCGACCTGCGCGAGTTGCTGCACGATGCCGACGAGGGTCTCCTCGGCTTCGACTGCATCTCCGTCGTCAAGCCGTTCCTCGGCGAGGCGTTTCGCGCGCTAACCTCGGATCTGCAACGCGCGGTGGCGATCCGCTACCGCGTGACGCCGTTCGATGCGGCGACCCAGAAGGCGCACAAGCGTGCAGACCGCGTCGCCGCGGCATCGGAAGCCGTGCACGTCGTCGGTTGGACGCGCGACGAAGTTCGCCATACGCTTCGCATTCCCTACGAGCCGCTCGCAAGCGACCCGCTCGTTGCGCTCTTCCAGGGCACCCCATGGGAGCCCTGGCCGCCGGCTGTCGCCGCGGAGCGGTTCCTTGCGGAACTGCGTGCGCTGACGCGCTGAGCCGTCTACTCGGCCGCGACCGCGAGCACGTGGTTGTAGTGCGCCTCGACCTCGTCCGCCGCGGCGGCGAACATCGCGATGCCCTGCAGCACGAGCTTCTCGATGCGCTCCGGCGAGCCGGAGTCGTCGTACGCCCTGGCGAAGTCCATCACGATTTCCTCGTGCGACGGCTCGCCGTCGTGGGGAACGGTGTGGACTTCCATCCAGATCGAACGTTTGCGTGCGAACAGTTGCGTGTAGGCCGGCGCGTGCGCCAAAGTCTCGCCGGCGGTCTCGGCAATGAACTCGGTCGACGCGAGCGACCGGGCGAAGAACTCGACGAGGTCGCCGTTGCCGGTTTCGTCGATCAGGCGCTGGATCAGCGGCGTCGCCGGCTCCGACTGCAAGACCTCGTAGCTGATGCCGAGGTTACGCGCGTCGGCTTCCCAATGCTTGGAGTGCCGATACTCGTCCTTCTGCATCTCGATGAGGCTCGCACGCGCTTCCTCGAAGACGCCGGCGATTTCGCTATCCAGCAGATTGCGGATCGACTTCGCCGAGCCAAGTAGCGTTTCCCTCGTTTTGTTGCGGCCGAACTTGGCGTACAGCGGCTCGCGCGGCAGGTTGCTTGAGTTGGCCCGCCGATCGATGGCCTTTTCGAAGTCTCGCGTGAATGGCCAGAATCCCCGCATGTGGGCGATCGCAGCAGACCGATCGCCTTCGCGGCAACGCTGAATAAGAGAGCAATTGGCCATCGCATCACGCGCGGCCTCCTCTAGACGCTCCATGTTGAAATATTCATGGTTATCGTCGTGGAACAGCGACATGCCCGACCCCTTTATGCCGTGGTAAGCAATTGTTTACCATTGTGGCGAGGTTGGCAATAGAATTGTTTGTTCGGCAACTAGGCCGGCATGGCTTCATTCGCCATCAAGGTTAACGGCACGCGCCAGCGGCACGGTCCCAAAAGCAGGCCAGAGTGTCGAACGTTCGTAATGAAACGTGAGCTTCGATCGCGGCCAAAGCGTCGCTTACGCTGAGCGAGGCTTCGTCAGGCGAGCCGGCGTCGTGCCAACTCTGTCCGATCCACGTCTGGTCGATAGAGCATCGTTTTTGCCACACCCTCGAACTGAGCCGTAAACGGCTTGGGCGTGGCGATACCGTAGCCCTGAGCAAAATCGACGCCAATGTCGCGCAGCGCCGAGGCAATCTCTTCCGTTTCGACGAACTCGGCGACGATTTGCTTCCCCATCACGTGCCCGACGTGGACGATCATTTCGACCATCGCCCGGTCCGAGCGTTCGAGGAGAAGGTTTTTCACAAAAGCGCCATCGATCTTCAGGACGTCGACCGGCAGCTCCTTCAGGTAGTTGAACGACGACATGCCGGAGCCGAAGTCGTCGAGCGAGAAGGTGCAGCCGAGCGCCTTCAGCTCGTGGATGAAGGCACGTGCGGCATCGAGGTTGACGATCGCGGTCGTCTCGGTGATCTCGAACGAGATGATGCTCGGCGGGACGCGGAACTCGGCGAAGGCCGCCTTCAGGAAATCGAGGAAGGCGTCGTCGCCGACGGTCACGCCCGAGAGGTTGATGCCGCAGCGCACGATCGGC
This Beijerinckiaceae bacterium RH AL1 DNA region includes the following protein-coding sequences:
- a CDS encoding hypothetical protein (ID:RHAL1_01268;~conserved protein of unknown function;~source:Prodigal:2.6), which codes for MSLFHDDNHEYFNMERLEEAARDAMANCSLIQRCREGDRSAAIAHMRGFWPFTRDFEKAIDRRANSSNLPREPLYAKFGRNKTRETLLGSAKSIRNLLDSEIAGVFEEARASLIEMQKDEYRHSKHWEADARNLGISYEVLQSEPATPLIQRLIDETGNGDLVEFFARSLASTEFIAETAGETLAHAPAYTQLFARKRSIWMEVHTVPHDGEPSHEEIVMDFARAYDDSGSPERIEKLVLQGIAMFAAAADEVEAHYNHVLAVAAE
- a CDS encoding Phosphohydrolase (ID:RHAL1_01267;~source:Prodigal:2.6), encoding MTNDTRAWVRLPSGKRLDLLHPTPFDWDDEDLAVGLARTYRWGGHSAWPLPLSVAQHSLMVMAMHRRAAGRREADADLRELLHDADEGLLGFDCISVVKPFLGEAFRALTSDLQRAVAIRYRVTPFDAATQKAHKRADRVAAASEAVHVVGWTRDEVRHTLRIPYEPLASDPLVALFQGTPWEPWPPAVAAERFLAELRALTR